The Hordeum vulgare subsp. vulgare chromosome 7H, MorexV3_pseudomolecules_assembly, whole genome shotgun sequence DNA window AAACGTCGGATCACTTCTTGAGAAGATAGATCCAAAAGAATTTGCTATAATGAAACTAACATAATACGTGTGTCTACCAACCGAGCTAGGAGCCGGACCCCAATACATCAGAAAATATTAATTGTAATGGACGAGTAGACACACTTGTAGATATAGGATAGCATAATTGATGACATTTTGCTCTTTGGCCAGAATCACAAATAGATTCAGCAGTGCGCTCACCAACAAACGGGAGCTTATTCTTTCTAAGCAAACATTCAACTAAGGAAAAAGAAGCATGTCCCTAAACGACCATGCCATTGAGTGGACGAAAGCTTGATAGCACCACAAGCTTGTTTATTGTGTCTTCTAAGCTTCAGAATCAACGGGTAAAGACCTCGAACACATCTACCGCAATACAAAACTTTCTTCGTGGCCTGAACCTTTATCAAAAAGAAAGAAAGGATGAAACTCAATGATAACATGATTGTCAATAGTGATGCGATGAACAGAGAGAAGATTTTTGTGTACCCTAGGGACATGCAGAATTTTCTTAAGATGATTTTTACGGGAAGGGGTATGAATAACTGAATGACCAACGTGACGGATCTGCATACCTGCACCGCTGGCTGTGTGAATTTGGTCCTTCCCTTGGTATTTCTCCCGAAGAGTCACCTTTTCAAGCTCACCGGTGAGATGGTTCGTGCCACCACTATCAAGGTACCAGTTTGTGTCGACACCGTAAGATCCATCAGCAGCAGCATCAACCTTCGCATCATCATCAGAGGTGGCTTCATCTTCGTCAAAGTGGTACCAGCAGTCCTTGGCGATGTGGCCAGGTTCGCCATAGATCTGGCAACACACAGTATCCGGGCGGGAGTTGCTGGAGCCACCACGGCGCCCCCTATTGTTGGTGGAGGGGGGCAGCCGTTGCGAGAGTTGGTGTTGCCGGGCTTGCCCTTGGAGCGAGGAGAGCCGCAGGAGCGGGAGGAAAAACCACCACGTCCGTGAGTCGCCGCATTTGTGGAGGACTTGAAGCCGCCGCGTGAGGTCTGAAACTGGGAGACGCGTTGATCGAAGTTGCTGAGCATGGCGTAGAGCTCGTCGAGGGTGATCGGTGTCACCCGTGTGTCGAGGGCGGAGACGAGCAGATGATAGTCCATATCCAGCCCATGGAGGAGATAGGAAATCGGCTCATCATACTCGAGACCAGCTATCCAGTCCATGATAGGCCTGGCAAGGTGGATGCGTGAGTACCAACTCTGAAGATGGACTGGTGGAAGACGGCGGTGGTGGCCTTTGAGTGTGCGTCGGACGGGTCTTCCCCAGACCCGTCAATGCGGCTTGGTTGAGGACTCTGGCTTAAGATGTTAGAGGATCTACAATCGGGGGCCCCAAACCGTCCTCAAACGCTCAGGCGGCCCGTTCAGTCCCTGACCAGTGATGAAAATCATACCCAGATGGGTGCCACAAACGGGGCTTAAACGCTCGGGCGGAGAGGTACCCCTCATATCTAGCCCAAATATGGGGTGGATATGGGAACGCCCGGGCTACCCCTTGCATGCCTGCCACGTCGGCCTAGCTCCCACTATCCCGCAACGACCCCACATATATTCGTCCCCGTCCATTGGCCGCACCAAACCCTAACCACTTCACACTCCAATCCCCTTCACTCTTTCTGCTAGCCAAGCTCACCTCTGGCTATTTCCGCCCGTCCCCAGCATGGAAGGCAACGGATCTAATTCCGACTAGCCCAGATTCATCGACTGGGGTGTCATCCCGTGCACGTTGGAGGAGGCAATGGCGATCCGCATTGCACTCTGCTGCTCCCGGGAGGACACCACCCAGCCGAAGGAAGGATCTGTCCGGCGGGACTCCATAGTGTCGGCTCAACGAACGCTCGGGTCCTTTAGAGTGCATCATCGCAGTCCTGGCAGACGGAAAATCTCTCCTTCCCATCACCGGTTGGGCAGAATATGAGTCCTACCGggaatgcccccccccccccggtgggaaGGAGAAGATACGTCTTGTCGAGACCCATATCACGACGTAAATGGCGTTACCGGGGGCGACTGGTGCGGCGACACAGGCGACCGTAGAGGAAGAAGCCATCCGCGCCCGCATTATGAAGAAACAACATCGAAGGAACACACATGCCCTCACCCGAGGGAAGAATCGGGAGGTGCGTGTAATGGCCGGACTGCcaccggaggtggagaaggaggccaGCGATGGCAAGGACAACGACGTCAACGAAAATTCTAGTAATTACGGCAAAGGCGCCGAGAAGGAGAAGGGGCAGTCGTGGATCATCTCTACCATGGCCAAACATGACAAATTTTAATAGTCCGATGGCATGTTAGTTGTGATGGAGTTGCCCGACTATATGTAATGCATCGACCTAGTTGCATGAGTATGTATGGATTTGAGATATGATACTTACGGTGTTCGGTTGTAAAAaggcaaatttaaaacttgatcgGTATGTGTCCGCAGGCGCTGGGAGGGGTCGGAATTGCAAAGTCCAGCGCCAGATTACTTTTaggtgagttatatattttagtcTATCGACTTCCTAATTTCAAGCTACTAGTTTTCAACCTGGGTGAATTTTGTTTTTTGGAGTCGTATAAGCCCTTCCATTAGAGCTCATCACACAGATGGACTGGAGCTAAGGCACATGCATGCTAGCTAGCTCGACCATATCTCATATACTTTCTTTTTtgatataagtatttttagaggtttcattaaaagattacatatgaatatatatatatatatatatatatatatatatatatatatatatatatatatatatacatactttaaagtatagattaactcattttgttctgtatgtagtctttcagtaaaatctttaaaaaaacttatatttaataacggagggagtactaattaaGTTAAAACGACTACCGGAACAAAAAAATGTTTCGAACATTACCAGATATCCTTACGAACGCCGAGGACAGAACTGATCTCGGCAGCGACTACCGGGTGATGGCGCCACCCAGCATGGACCTTCGCTCATCTTCGGGGTGGAGCAGTTGAGCTCTCAAAACGCTCGGCCTAGCTGAGTGGGTCTACTAGTGGTTTCTGCTCTTGTAGAGTGAAGCAGCTCGAAGAGTGAAGTCAATGGAGTGCAGTGTGAGTCTAGTGTTGCGACACAGCGGGTGACGGCAAGTCAGTCCAAAGGAGGATCTACGCCTTGTTTGGAACCACACAGATTATATGgtttagtttttataatctattctgtcttcaaacatgacaaattatGATATAGATTATAAAACTAAAtgaacagattattaaaaactcataatctattctacaccagctaaaatcagattatgaattgctaatgatccattacccttgtaaagttagaGATAATCACATTCCTATCaccgtcaccctcttctttaaaaAAACAGAGGACAAACATGTCATTATACAATGTAAAACCTGAATtgtagtttatataatctggccttcaAACATGCACACGTAGATTATTTTATAAataagattatataatctatcttcataatccagattatcataatttattatggttccaaacagggtccTAGTCATCTGAGattgagttttttttttttttgcaaattcggtTTTGACTCGGCAGCACCAGCGCGGGTtgcattttttgaaaattcaaaaCTGAATGTACGTTTTCTTGCACCGCCGTCAGAGCAGTACAAGCAAGCAGTTCTCACAAAGAGAAACCCACCCtgcaaaaaaaaaggagaaacaaATGAAGATTACAGAGTTAACTGCGTTGACCTTGACAAATAAAGGGTTTTTCCCcgttttgtattacaaagcaaccaatcAGAACATCCGATGATAGGTGCTGCGACGAAAACAGTACAGTCACGCCCAAAAGAAatggaaaagaaaattaaaataaATGAATGCCGACACCAGCGGATTGACAGAAAACATAAAAGACTCGCGACCACTGCGCCCACCAAGAGTCTTCCACCAAGCTCCAGGACTCCGAAATGTCGGTACacatcaacacctccaagaaggaatgCAACAATGACGACGCTGCTGTCAAGGGTTTCCCCAGTACGCGACAAGGCGCAAGGAACGGTGGCATCGGCGCCCTCCAGGAAGGTTTGGCGACACCCAAGGGCGTCACCGCGTCAGTGTCTTCCAGACCGACAGGGGTTTCCTCCGATCCCAACCTGCACCTCGGGCGCTCCGGAGCCTGCCACCAAACCAACCAACACCCTGCACCAACACGGTCTTGAGGCCCCTGTGCCGTCTCACAGCGACACTGTAATGAGAAGCCTCCACAACGATGAAGAGGAGCCGGGACAAGGAGCAGCAGCACCGTCGGCACACGGGAGGGCTCAACCTCCACCGGCAATGACGGTTGCCGACCAGACGCAATAGCAGGAGCATACCAGGCCCGTGGGCCCACAGGCCGGGCTGGGATCCCCCGTAAAGCTCTCGCCATCACGCTGCAACAGGCATGTCGTCGGCAACGCCGCCCCCGTCCAAACTGCTCTGCCTCACCACCATGCAGAAGACACCGCAGCCACGCCGAAAGCCGGCCCGTAGGGCCCAGGTCTCGGCCGGGGGCACGCCGCCGGCCATCCTGCACCACCACGCCGCCCTGCCGCCAAGGAGCAGCGCCGCCACCTCACCCGTCGCCAGCCACCATCACCGGGTACGTCTCCGCCGACACCACCCGGGCCAGCACcaggggcgacgggagaggagAGATAGAGGAAAACGCCCGCGGTGGAGGAGCTCTCGTgccgccccggccacctcccCGGGAGGCGGCGCGAGGGCGGATCTATGAGGAGGGGGAAGGGACGGGGGCGGGGGAGGGGGAGGGTGAGGGGGGCCTGACCGGCGGCCAGCGGCAGCGGACGAGGGGAGGGCGGAAACCCTAGGTCGCGGGTGCTAGGAGCGGTCCGCCTCCTGCAAGTCAGTGGAGTGCAGGGTGAGTTCTTCAGTGTGCACACAGCATGAGATGGAATCAAGTCAGCCAAATCTCGAAACCGATTTATGTCACCTAAGGAAAGGGGAAAACATTAAATAGAGAAAGTAGTCTGCATCCACAATTGCAGGCCTTATCATCATATTGATCATCCATTTTATGAATTCTCTGTAAAAAATGATCTTGCTCCATTGCATCGGTTCCACCAATACCCACAAGATATGTGGCACTCCTCTGCCGTCCACCGCGTAGAAACGTCAGGAGGTAACTAGCAGAAAACATAGATAGTTCAGCGTGATGACCGATTGCAGCATAACAGTATATGCAGCTTAGCCACAGCGTACGTATCCACCCTACTGAATAGCTAGTTCCATGTCTTCAACTCTGCTAAGATTACGATGAACACTAATTTCTTCCAGGTAAGTATGACTACTTCAAACTACTACAAAAAATCGTCATATCTTTTCATATCTCGTAAGTACCAAATCATATCTCCTAAGTAATACACCTAATAACACGACACTGAACTGGAACCTAAGGTTTGTTTCATACCTCATCAGCATCTATCACCCCTAAAGAAAACAAGATTTTGAGTGGTACCTGTGTAGCGTCAGAAGGCAGCAACCTGAGTGAGGCCAGCATGTGCATGTCGGTGGAGGCGCAAAATGAACAGAACAGAAACGAGATCATCAACCAGAAACTCGTCGTCAGCGCAAATCATCTTCGCTGTTACGGGCAAGAAAACAAAAGATAATAAACATGGGTTGTAACTTGTAAGTGTTATATTAGCATCATCTGTTGATAGCTATTGCATGCTACAGAACGAAAGATCAAATTAGGTGTCTGACCTGTCGCTCCCTATGGGCACCTGCGAGAAGCTCTCTCCGGCTGCTGCCTGCTCCGAAAGAATGGCTGATGATTCCCCCATTGCTTCTTCCACTTGTATAGCATTTGATCCTTGGACGACGACATCACCCAGTTGTTGGGGTGTCAGTTTATTAGACAGTCGCAACACAGGATGGTTTGGGTGTGAGTTCACTTCCCCTTGGAGCACACCAAGATGCGCCACTTGGCCCTGGCCTACTAGTGAAATCTCCTTGAGCATTGGAAGGTGCTTGATACCAGTAATCCCTACAGATAGCTGGCCCTGTGATATTCGTATCTCTGCAATTTGGGGCAAAGCGCCCTCCTCGAATCTCACCTCCCTCAGCCCATGCATAACATACACACCAAGGTTTCTGAGATTTGGGAATGTTTCGGCCACAAACACCAGCTTCTCCCCAATAGTTGAGTCAAAGCCAAGACGAAGGAGCATGAGGTTGGGCAGTGCCCCTAGCATCTCCATGCTTCTTTCTCCTTCCTTTAGTCCGTCACAATACAACATAAGCTTCACCAAATGCATCAGACTTCCAATCCAGTTGGGTATCTCTAAAAGAGATCCATTCATCTTGAGGCTCCTCATGAGGGGAGGAGCAAATGAAACAGAACTCAACCACTCGAGATTTTCGCCATCCACATAGAGAGAATAAAGTAAAGAGAGCTTCTGGATTGCCTCCCAGAATAACTCGCATTTTTTCTCAGTGGCCCCTTTTATCGTCACTCTTAATTTCTTCAGTTGTGTAAGCTCCCCAAGCTCTTGTATTGCTCTGCTACTTGTTCGTTTGATATCCACGTACTCTAGTATCTGTAGCTCTTTCAAGTTGCTGATTCCCTTAGGCAACTTTACACCGTAGCTCTTCGGAAAACCAAAACCGGTAGAGCACATCATGGGTAGCTCGGCAAAAAAACTAGCACGCTGGTCAGGTTCAGAAGCCAAAACAAGGGGCATACACACAATATTGAACCAGCGTTCGCAACTGTCTTCATTGTCAAAATAATTGGAATACCTCTGGTTCCTACACCGGAGCGTGCGGAGACCTTCAAGTTTACTAATCTCAGTTGGTAGTGTTGTAATGCAACTGTATCCCAAGTCCAAACTCAGCAAGCCTTGTAACTTCCCAATAGATGCTGGCAGTTTGTGCATATTTAAGAATAAATGACGGGGCCTTAAAGTCAAATATTTCAAGTGGCGCAGCGACCCAATGTTGTTGATGTCTTTCTGACTAACTGCAAAATGTCCATCTGCTAGGTCCAGGGCTCTAAGCATTCTCAACTTAGATGAAAAAAGTGAAGTTGATAGCTCCATGGATCTCTCACCAAACATGGTTAATGACCGAACATGGCTATAATCCACGCCTATTTTTTGGCTCTTACTACCATGGTATGCTACATGACGGAAGTTCCCCTCTGCTACCCTAGTTGAATTATCTCCTGCCAAGTACACAAAATTTTCTTCCCTAGATATTGAGACCATCACATCACGCATGATATCATGGACTCGACAACTCTTAACATGTCCTTCTATGCTCACTTTTGAAGGCTGAATCATGCTTCGGTTGATTAGCTCGGTGAAATAACTTATTCCAACATCTTCGATGTTTACTCCACTTCTAGCTCTAACAAACCCCTCGGCTATCCATCTATCTACCAAACGCCTCCTTTTGATTTCAAAATCCTCAGGAAAGATGCTTAGATACAAAAAGCATGACTTGAGATGTGACGGCAAGTTATTGTAGCTTAGAGTAACTATCCTCCTCATGGCTTCTAGGCTAGGGTTGCTCTCAAGCTCTGAGGGGATTTGTTTATAGATACTTTCCCACTCTGTTACCTTTTTGTTGGCAAGCATGCCTCCTATAGTGAGTACAGCAAGCGGTAGACCACCACACTTCTTTACCATTTTGTTGACCACTGCCATCATTTTCTTATCATTTTTCATGTCTTCCCATGTTTTCCTACTCTTTCTTAGTAGCAAATTTGTGGCATCCTCTATTTGCAGGTGCTTGAGGTGGTAGATGAGTGAATCTGAAGTGCACTTCGCAGCCAAGCCCACATCTCGTGTTGTTATTAATATTCGGCTGTCTTTATTGTTTCTAATAGGAAAAGCAATAGATTTGATCCAATCCCAAGCATCTATGGTCCACAAGTCATCAAGAACAATAAAGTATCTCATGTCCTCTAGCTTTTCTCTGAGGTAGCTGGCAAGATCCTCTACGTGCACAGCCTTCTCTTCAAGTTCTTTCAAGCATTGCCTCAGCAACTCGGTACCCAAAAGTTGTCTTATCATCTCCTTGAGCATCTCTATTTTGGAAAATGACTGTGAGACGGTGATCCAAGCACAACATGCAAATTTATTCACAATATCTTCCTTACTTTCATATACCTTCCTTGCTAGAGTGGTCTTGCCTAAACCACCCATGCCAACGACACATATCACCTTGGAAAGACCATCTCTCGAGTTAACATCCACCATGTTAATCAACTCCCCTTTTGGCTTAACAAAACCCACAAGCTCTGCCTCATCAATATTACCAGCTGAGTGGCTACGAATATCTTCCATGTTGGAATTCACCTCATCAATGTTGCTGGAGGCATCAGCGTTGATCAAGTTATAACGTGCGTTCCTGTTGCTCACTTCTTCAACTCTTGCTTTGAGATCACGGATTTGACTGGCAATGCGATAGCGGTCTTTCAGCTTAAGCAGCCGCCGAGACCGGCTCTGGCTTCCCACATGCACCATAAATTCATCAAGGCAATCCTCAATACCATATGCTAGATCTCTTACTTGCTCTGCCCACACCTTCAGTAGCATGTTTTTGTTCTTTGTTTTCTCGGCAGCCACGAGGAATGCTTGCATCGTCTTGAGCTCGTCTTTTATGAACCTAGTCAACAAGGTTTCTTAGAACAACTCAGCTTATTTCCGTTTTACAGCTTAAATATAGGAATAGGATGGAACAACTCCTACTCCAATTGGAAAACTACAACATCTTTTACAGATGAGATGTATATATACTCCAAGCATTAGTGAAATTGTTGTTAAAAAAATGATCACTAGATGGGCTCTTACATGGATGATTCCATAAACATGGCACTCTCATTGACTAATAAAAACTAAATCAACCTGAACAAAGGAATCATTGGCAGGGAACTGAGAGGTACATGTTGGATTTTGAACCGTAGATCAAAACTACCCAGCAGCTAAACAACACAACGTACGTGCAAAGCTAAGAAGCAGTTGGATGGATTCCTAGCTTGTGCACGTCCCCGTATAGTGCGTTGGCTAGCTAGATTAATATTGCGGTGGATCGGAAGGAACGACTCAGTACGTCTCGAAGGAAACTGATATTCTGCGGTGCTTAACTTGCTACGTTTCCTTGATTTTCTCTAGTATATAAAGGATACATGACCGACTTGCCACGCCTAATGCGTTACCTACTCGGCAACCAACACGACGTGACCCAAACCTATTACAACTCGGTTTACCTTACGATGAAAACAAAAGTACTTGTACTAGGACCAGACTAATACGTGACTATACCTAATACTACAACTAGATTAATTCTTATATTCACCGCCTTAATCTGGTTGCTTTGTCTCCATTGCCTTCACGCcgactttcttcctcatctcgatgaacttctgtcgaccgagggacttggtcaaAATATCGGCAAGCTAGTCCTTCATATTCACGTGCTGAACCTCGATcatcccttcttcaatgcactcccagaTGTGGTGGattcgggtatctatgtgcttgctcctttcgtgatgaaccgaatTTTCgcacaatgagattgcagcttggttgtcgatcttcaatgacaccttctgcacctcccgctttgcaagaatagctaggagtcttctcagccacactgcttgacaagctgtcatgcttgccgctatgtattttgCCTTGCATGAAGACAGTGTCACCACCTTTtgtttctgagaattccagctaataggATTCggaccaaggtagaaaaccataccGGTTGTGCTCttccggtcatcaacatcacctgccatgtcgctatctaaatatccacgaaggatcaatccttccttttcctttttgtacgtgcaaccaagattaattgtgcctttcacatagcgtaggatttgattgaccgcgctcatgtgctcggttgtccgattctccatgaaacgactcacgatcccaactgaataagccaagtcgggtcgggtatgcaccaggtatcttaggctgcccacaacgcttcgatacattgtggtgtccaccgacggatttgagctacgcttgctcaacttgtggcgttggtccattggaacttgtgtctcgtagcaatcagacatgccacactttttcaataacttgaccgcataagccgattgacatagggaaatctctccgaagctttgcttcacttcaatGCCAAGTAATagttgagtaatcccagatcactcatgctaaacttgttcttcatttgcgccttgaaacgttcaatttcttgtacgctatctccagtgataatcagatcgtcgacataaactccaactagcaggtttgagcctttggagttctttgtatagactgcgtgctcgaggggacatcttttgaacccgagcgagaccaaacttcggtctaactttgagttccaagctcttagcgcttgcttcaacccgtaaagtgccttcttgagcttgtaaactttcccttcttcgcatttcttctcgtagccgaggggttcttCTACGTACACTTCTtcagtgagatcgccgttgaggaaagcggatttaacatccatatgatgaaccttccaatcctcttgtgctgccaaagctaggagcactctcaccgtcttgagtcgagcaaccggtgcaaacacctcatcatagtcaactccttgacgttgtacgtagccctttgcaacgagtcttgccttgtacttcacaatggcaccctccgtgtccttctttaacttgtaaacccacttcaaaccaatCGCCTTTTGGTTCGGAGGtttggttaccaaagtccacgtgccattgctctctatcgccttcatctcctcatccatggcgtgcatccagctaggacttttgctcgcctctacgaagttcgccggctcctcaactccgatcagacatagtccggagtactcaaacgtaactggctttgtgtacttgtagactttcttgagggtcttgtggcgacgaggccctgaggagtccgttgtggcttgcgaaggaggcgacacaaattgtgtcggtgttgatgcacttgaggaagacggctgactCCCGGGCgtctcatcgacatccgtgtcatcGGCATAGTCGtcatgaccgtgaccatcatcttgattgtcgtcgtcactatgcgcgttgttgtcgatgttgtcatcgagATCTCCGTCCGTGCCATGTGTGTCAttctcgctatctccttgcgacctatgtgtCTCGTCGTCCGTgtgggcaccatgatgatcactaccattgtggtcaccttggttgggcgtcttgccaaccacccggACGTCCTCTCCTGCATCATCGTGAGTTGAAAATTCAACTATAAATATATTACCGTTTGGAGCATCGTTGGCTgttgcgctccaattccacgctttgttttcttcaaacacgaggtCGCGtggaatccgtagacgcttggtttgtggatcgtagaagcgacatgccttggtgccggaactcctctcgtatccgacgaacaccatcttggtgctacggtcggctagctttgagaggtgcggctccgccgtcttcacatgtgccacgcacccgaacgtccgtagatgagacacatttggCTTAcatcgtaaattgcttcatatggagtcttgtcgaTCACCGCCTTCGCTGGAGcttggttgagaagatagaccgcggtcgagacagcttctccccaaaaagtccccggcaggttcttgctcttgagtaaactccttgccatgtcaacgacggttcgattgtgcctttcaacgaccccgttctgctgCGGCCTGTAAGGTGCcatgaggaacctttttatgccaatcttctggcagtaatcgttgaattcgtttgacgtaaactctccgccgcaatctgtccgtagagcgcgaaccttcaacttgtattccatctccgttgcagccttcagcttcttgaaagcttcAATCGccacatctttagatcgtaggagatcgacccacatatatctcgagtaatcatctaccacaaagaagaagtacttctttcctgcgtgagttgccggggtgatagggccacatagatgaccatggagcagctcgagtgcatcacttgcacgataggtagactgagcagggaacgacCTGCGGTGATGTTTTCCATCCAAGCACCCATCacaactcgatcaacatggtcgataaatgacatcccggataccatctccatctttgacatcttcttcaaggcgtagaagttaacgtgtccaaatatagcatgccataaccacgaatcatcatcactcttggcgagccaacactccggttgagattgatcgaggttgaggatatagagcctgttccgtgtgtgattaacacgagctagcacgtttcggaggttgtcgaagatcgtcatcactccgttctcaatatccaccttgcatccattctcgtcaagtttccaatagagatgatgttgttgcaaaGCCATggaatgtagtacactccggtgagtatgcgatgttcgcctgtgagaccctcgaagaggacagatccttgctcgcaaatctccacagctgaaccatcaccgaacttgaccgagccttcaacatcgtattccagctcaaggaatttctccttgcaccccagcatgtggttactggcatccgtgtcgagataccacgacacgttctgatcaccggataacttcggtgtcactttcttctcgtgaagtagcaccttccggcttggtttcacaaccaccgtttcagcgagctcACAAACttgggccatcagaagacctggaccttcgccttcctgctttgccaaatttgcattgatctcccgcttgttaggcttcggacaattcttcgcaaagtgacccatcttattgcagttatagcacttgacctcggacaa harbors:
- the LOC123412429 gene encoding putative disease resistance RPP13-like protein 3, which produces MAETVVSMARSMLGGAISMAASAAATEMSLLIGVRKDIWFIKDELKTMQAFLVAAEKTKNKNMLLKVWAEQVRDLAYGIEDCLDEFMVHVGSQSRSRRLLKLKDRYRIASQIRDLKARVEEVSNRNARYNLINADASSNIDEVNSNMEDIRSHSAGNIDEAELVGFVKPKGELINMVDVNSRDGLSKVICVVGMGGLGKTTLARKVYESKEDIVNKFACCAWITVSQSFSKIEMLKEMIRQLLGTELLRQCLKELEEKAVHVEDLASYLREKLEDMRYFIVLDDLWTIDAWDWIKSIAFPIRNNKDSRILITTRDVGLAAKCTSDSLIYHLKHLQIEDATNLLLRKSRKTWEDMKNDKKMMAVVNKMVKKCGGLPLAVLTIGGMLANKKVTEWESIYKQIPSELESNPSLEAMRRIVTLSYNNLPSHLKSCFLYLSIFPEDFEIKRRRLVDRWIAEGFVRARSGVNIEDVGISYFTELINRSMIQPSKVSIEGHVKSCRVHDIMRDVMVSISREENFVYLAGDNSTRVAEGNFRHVAYHGSKSQKIGVDYSHVRSLTMFGERSMELSTSLFSSKLRMLRALDLADGHFAVSQKDINNIGSLRHLKYLTLRPRHLFLNMHKLPASIGKLQGLLSLDLGYSCITTLPTEISKLEGLRTLRCRNQRYSNYFDNEDSCERWFNIVCMPLVLASEPDQRASFFAELPMMCSTGFGFPKSYGVKLPKGISNLKELQILEYVDIKRTSSRAIQELGELTQLKKLRVTIKGATEKKCELFWEAIQKLSLLYSLYVDGENLEWLSSVSFAPPLMRSLKMNGSLLEIPNWIGSLMHLVKLMLYCDGLKEGERSMEMLGALPNLMLLRLGFDSTIGEKLVFVAETFPNLRNLGVYVMHGLREVRFEEGALPQIAEIRISQGQLSVGITGIKHLPMLKEISLVGQGQVAHLGVLQGEVNSHPNHPVLRLSNKLTPQQLGDVVVQGSNAIQVEEAMGESSAILSEQAAAGESFSQVPIGSDSEDDLR